Below is a genomic region from Microbacterium esteraromaticum.
GCCTGTCGCGCGGCCGTGCGGGCTGCTCGGGCCGTGACGCCTCTGCGTGCGCGTGCGCTTCGGGGGTCGACACCTCGGGCGGTGACACTGCGAGAGGCGGCAATGCGGGCGGCGGAACTGCGGGCGATGGCACGTCGGGGGTCGACGCGTCAGGTGCCGGACGATTCTCGCGGACCGGACCGGCATCCGGCGCGTCGGCCCCTGGTTCGACACCCGCTTCCTCGGCGGCGCGCAGCGCGCGCAGCTGCGCTCGGGTGAGGGGCTGGTCTGCGGATCCGTCAGTACTCATACGGATCCTTCGGCTCGTCGATCTTCTTCACCGTGGCCGATTCGATGCTCAGCGCACCGCGATCGCCGGCCCTGACGGTGCCGGTGACCTCGACCCACTGGCCGGTCTCGTAGTCGCCGTCGAGCCCCCCGCCGCTGAGCGGGACGGATGCCGGCTGCGCGTCGATCACGCAGTGCGAGATCACCATGCGGGTGAGGTTCACGTCGCCGTCCTCGGAGGGGGTCACGAATCCGGTGAGCGTGACGGCCGCGCCGTCGTACTTCTCGGGGCGGGTCGAGTTCGCGAACGCGATCGACCAGTCGCCCACGCCGAAGCTCGTGGTGTCGGCGACGCCGAGGGCGACGTCGTCGGCCCCGGCGAACAGCGTCGGCGACTCCCCGACGCGCGAGAGGGCGAGCTGCGCCGAGAGGGATGCCGGCGGCAGCACGAGCCCCGCGAGCACGACGGCCGAGGCGATCGTGCCTCCGCTCACGACCGCGACGGTCTGCATGCGGTGCCGACGGCGCGCAACCGCATCCGTCGCCGCAGGCGCATGCGTGTGGTCGTGCTCGCCCTCCGCTCCGAGCGGCAGGGTGCACGACCAGATGGCGACGATGAGCGTGACAGCCGCGGCGGCCGTGGCGAACCAGACCGTCTCCGGGCTGATGTACAGCGTCAGCCGGCCGGTGACGCCGAGCACGAGGGTGACCACCGAGATCACCGACGCCAGGCCGACGCCGAGCCATCGCGTGGTCAGGGCGCGCAGCCGGCCGCGGGAGGCATCCGTCTGATCAGCCAAGGACGTTCACCCCGATCCCGATCGCGCAGGCCGAGAGGATGACCACCCCGACGACCGCCGCGAGCACGCGGGCGGTGAAGGTGGTGCGCAGCAGCGCCAGCATCTTCACGTCGACCAGCGGACCGACGATGAGGAAGGCGATGATCGCCCCCGACGAGAACGTCGAGGCGAAGGACAGCGCGAAGAAGGCGTCGACGTTCGAGCAGATCGCCACCGTCATCGCGAGCGCGACCATGGCGAGGATCGACAGCACGGGGTTCGATCCGATCGCCAGCAGCACGTCGCGCGGCACGAGCACCTGCACGGCTCCGGCGAGCGCTGAGCCGATCACGAGGGCGGGCATCACGGCACGCAGCTCGATGAGGAACTGCACGAGGCTGCGACGGGTCGGGCTGCCGGGCTCGTGCGTGACGTGCGCGCACGTCTCGACGAATCGCTCGGTGAGCAGCTCCTGCTGGTCGCGACGGAGGCTGAAGATCCAGCCGATGAGGTTGGCGATCACGAAGCCGCCGAGCAGGCGCGCCACGAGGATGCCGCCGTCCCAGCCGAACGCGGCGTGCGTGGTGAGGATGACGATCGGGTTGACGATGGGGGCTGCGATGAGGAAGGTCATCGCCTCCGCAGGGGCCAGACCGCGCATCATCAGGCCGCGGGCGAAGGGCACGTTGCCGCACTCGCAGACCGGGATGAACATGCCCAGCAGCGACAGCACCCCGCGCCTGGTCCATGCGTTGCGCGGAAGCCAGCGCTGCACGGCATCCGACGGCAGCCACACCTGCACGACGATCGAGAGCACGACGCCGAGGATCACCCACGGCAGCGCCTCGATCAGCACGCTGAGCGCGAGGGTCAGCCCGTCCTGCGCGCGGTCGGGCAGCGCCTTGGGGAAGAGCGTCGGGGCGAGCAGATCGATGAGCACGAGCACCGCGACGATGCCGGCGCCGATCGCGATCGCGGCGCCCGTCGGCACACGGCGAAGCGCGGGCCGATGCGCGTGCGGCACCTCGGGCGAGGTGGTGGTCGTCACTGCGTCGCCTCGGTCGCGGCATCCTGCCTGTTGGCGCAGGTGGCGCAGAGGCCGAAGATGTCGACGACGTGCTCTGCGTCGCGGAAGCCGTGCAGGGATGCCGTGCGCTGAGCCCACTGCTCGACATCCTTCGCCTCGATCTCGACCGTCAGACCGCACGATCGGCAGATGAGGTGGTGATGGTGGCCCTCGGTCGAGCAGGCGCGGTACAGCGCCTCGCCCTCTGGGCTCTGCAGCGAGTCGGCCTCGCCCGACGCCGCGAGCCCGGCCAGTGCGCGATAGACGGTGGCCAGACCGATGCCGGTGTTCGCCTGGCGGAGGTCGGCGTGCAGCGACTGCGCGCTCACGAAGCCCCGCGCGTCGGCGAGCGCATCGCGCACGCGTTCGCGCTGCCAGGTGTTCCGCTGAGCCATGAGTCGAGTCTAGGCCGGGTGCCTGAGCGGGCGGTCAGTGCCGAGCGTCGTCAGCTCTCGTCACCCTGCTCGTCGGATGCCGGGGCGGTGAGCACTCCCTCGGGACGCAGCAGTTCGCGCACCTCGGCCATGAAGCTGTTCAGCTGCTGCTGCTGCCAGCGCAGCTGCCTGGTGCGGTCCTCGGCATCGCGCAGCGCACCGGTCGCGTGACCGGTGACGGAGTCGACGATCTTCTGCGCCTTGGTGCGCGCGCGGTCGAGGGTCTCCCGCGCCTTCACATGCGCCTCGGCCTCGATGGCCTGCGCCTGGGTGCGCATCAGGCGCTCGTAGTCCTCGGCCTTCGACGAGATGCGCTGGGCGTGCTCGAGCGATGCCGCCACCTGCTCGTTGGCATCTGCGGTGATCCGCTCGGCATGGGCGACGGCCTGGTTGTGCAGCACGAGGAACTCCTGCTGCGCGTCATCCTGCCTGCGGGTCAGCGTCTCCTCGAACTCGAGCACGCGGGCGTTCATCTCCCGCACCTCGCGCTCGGCGTCTGCCCGAAGATCGGTCGTCTCGCGGGTGACCATGGCGCGCAGCGCCGCGGCGCCCTTCTCGGCCTCGGTGCGTATGGTCGCCGCCTCCTGCTCGGCCTGCGCGACCTTCTCGGCCGCATGCGCCTGCTCGCGCTCGAGGCGCGCCTCATGGGCGGTGTGCTCGGTGTCGATCTTCAGACGGATCTGGTCGGCGTCGTGCTGCGCCTGCGCGGTGATGCGCGCGACGTCCGCGGCGACCTCCGCGCGCTTGGCCTCTGCCTCTTCCCTGGCGGCCTCGAGAAGGCGCTCGGCCTGAGTGGCGGCGTTGTGGATCAGCACGCTCGCCTGCTCTTCGGCGACGCGGAGCACCGCTTCGAACTGCTGTCTGCTCTGCGGCTCGCCGTCCGAGCGAGGCGCCTCGGTCAGCTCGGCGCTCAGCGCCGCGATCTGCGCGCTCGCGTCATCGGCCTGTGCACGCGCCGCAGCGAGCTCGGCTTCGAGCTCGGCCACGCGGCCGTCGCTGTCGGCGACCGCCTCGGCGATCGCCTTCTCGTTCTGCGCGCGCAGCTCGTCGAGGTCACCACGACGCCGCTCGTCGGCCTCGTCGAGGTCGCCGCTGACCCGCTTCAGCTGGTCGCGGAGCGTCGCGATCGCGGCATCCACCTCCGCCTTGTCGTAGCCGCGGAACGCCTGCGTGAAGGACGAGCGCTCCTTCGGGGCGGTGGTCAGCAGCTGGTCGAAGAAGTCGCCGTTCTGCTCGTCGTCGTTCTGCTGCGTCTCGCTCACCGGATCCGGCCTCTCTGAAGTAGTGTCGCCCCCGGCATCCATGATGGCATCCCCGCTCAGACCCGGCGGACGCGCCCGCGCATCCACTGCGCGATCCAGCAGGCGGCGTAGATGAGGAACGAGATCGTGGTGATGTAGGGACTGACCGGAAGGGTGCCGGCGAGCGCGAGCAGGATGCCGCCGACGGCGGACGTGAAGCCGAACAGCGCCGCCAGAAGCGGCACGGCGATCGGCCCGGCCGACAGGCGCATCGCGGCCGCGGCCGGGGTGACCAGAAGGGCCATCACGAGCAGCGCTCCGATGATGTGCACGCTGACGGCGACGATCAGCCCGAGCAGCACCATGAAGGCGAGGCTGACGGCGCGCACCGGCACACCGCGCGCCGCGGCGGACTCGGGATCGAGAGAGTCGAAGCGCAGCGGATGCCACATGAGCAGCAGCCCGATGAGCACCACCATGCAGATGCCGATCAGCCAGCTGAGGTCGGGACTCGACACCGACACGATCTGCCCGGTCAGCAGCCCGAACCGGTTGGCCGTGCGGCCCTCCACGAGCGAGAGGAACAGGATGCCGAGGCCGAGGCCGAACGGCATGAGCACGCCCACGATCGAGTTGCGATCGCGTGCCTTCGCCCCCAGCACGCCGATGAGGATCGCGGCGACGAGCGCTCCGCCCAGCGAGCCCGCGACCACGCTGCCACCGAACAGCAGCGCCGCCGCGGCGCCCGCGAACGACAGCTCGCTGACGCCGTGCACGGCGAAGGCGAGGTCGCGCTGCAGCACGAAGACCCCGATCAGCCCGCCCACGATGCCGAGCACCGCTCCGGCGACGATCGAGTTCGACAGCAGCGCGAGCAGCTCGCCGTAGTCCTGGAACGAGAAGACGTCCCCCCAGTCGAGCAGCGGCCTCATGCGTGCGCTCCCGAATGGCCGGCGGAGGGGTCGGCGGCTTCATGGGCGTGCGCACCCTCGGCATCCGGTGCTCCGACGACGACCAGTCTGTCGCCGGCCCGCAGCACGAACACGGCGGTGCCGTAGAGCTCGGTGAGCACGCGGCTCTGCAGCACCTCGTCGGGGGTGCCGAGCACGAAGCGGCCTCCCGCGATGTACAGGATGCGGTCGACGAGCCCCAGGATCGGGTTGATGTCGTGGGTGACGAACAGCACGCCGGCGCCCTGCCGTCGCTGGCGGTCGATGATGCCGGTGATGCCGCGCTGGTTGGCGAGGTCGAGGCCAGACAGCGGCTCGTCGCAGAGCAGCAGCACGGGGTCGTCGGCGAGGGCCTGGCCGACGCGCAGACGCTGCTGCTCGCCGCCCGAGAGCAGCCCGACGGGGCGTTCGGCGTAGTGCGAGGCGCCGGCGCTCTCGAGCAGCGCGTCGACGCGGGCGCGATCGCCCCTGCGCGGGATCGGCAGGCCGAAGCGGGTGCCGTTCACGCCGAGCGCGACGAGGTCGCGGGCGCGCATGCTCGTGTCGGGCGGCAGCGGGCGCTGCTGCGGCACGTAGCCGATCCGGCGGTCACCGCGCTGCGCGGGTCGGCCGTCGACGCGGATGCTGCCGGACGAGAGGGGCTGAAGACCCAGGATGCTGCGCAGCAGGGTCGTCTTGCCGGATCCGGATGGTCCGAGCACGGCGATGAACTCGCCGTGGGCGACGTCGAGGTCGAGTCCGGACCACAGTTCGCGATCGCCGCGCTGCAGCCCCGCTCCCCTGATCGCGAGAACGGGCGCCGAATCCTGAGCGTGAAGAGGGGCCGTCATCCGCCGAGGGCGGCGGCGAGGTCGGAGATCGCGGCGCGCATCCACTCAGCGTACGACTGGTCGGCCTCGAGAAGCTCATGGAACGTGACGATCGGGATGTCGGCGGCCTTCGCGGCGTCCTCGATGCGGCTCGTCTCGCCTCCGCCGGTCTGCGCGTTGGCGAGCACAGCGGAGACCTTGCCGCCCTCGACGAGGGAGAGCGACTCGAGCAGCGTGGCCGGCGCGACCTCGTTGCCCTCCTCGACGGCTGAGGCGAAGCCCTCGGGGGCGACGTCGTCGAGGCCGGCAGCCGCGGCGAGCGCGCCGGGCAGAGGCTCGGTGATGAACACGGGCGTGCCCTCGAGCTTCTCGTGCAGCGTGTGCAGCTCGCCTTCGATGCCCTCGAGCTCTGCCGCGAGCTTCTCGGCCGATGCCGCGTACTCGGCCTTGCCTGCAGGATCGATCTCGGTGAGATCGGCGGCGATCTGCTCGACGACGTGCGAGACGGTGTGCACGTCGAACCAGACGTGCTCGTTGAAGCCCTCGATGTGGGAGTGGCCCTCGTGCTCTTCGGCATGCTCGCCCTCGGCGTGCTCGTCCGCGGAGTGCTCGTCCGCGGCGTGCTCGCCCTCGGCATGCTCACCCTCGGCGTGCTCGTCGTGATCGGCGTGGTCCTCCACGACGGCATCCGGGAAGTCGTGCGAGAACTCCGCGGCCGTGATGACCACGGCATCCGAGCCGTCGATCAGCTCCTGCATGAAGGAGTCGTACCCGCCGCCGTTCTCGATCACGAGGTCGGCCTTCTGCACGGCGAGACGGTCGCGCGCCGTGGCCTCGTAGCCGTGCGGGTCCTTCTCGGCCGAGTCGATCAGGCTGGTGACCTCGATGCGGTCGCCGCCGATCTCTGCGGCCAGCTGGCCGTAGATGTTGGTCGACGCGACGACCTGCAGCGCCCCGCCCGCATCGCCCGCGCCGGCCTCGTCGCCGGGCGCTGTCGAGCATCCCGTCAGGACGAGAGCGGAGGCGGCGGCGACAGCGAGAGCGGCAAGGCGAGTGTGCATGCGTCCACTCTAAGCGCTAATGATAACCATTCTCAACTTGAGCCCTCCGCGACTTATTTTCCGCTGTGTCGCACTTAGATTCTTGCTGCCAGAATCTAAGTCAGCCGGCACAGACGCCGGGGGCACGATCAGAGGAGACCGCCATGGCGAGCGCATCGCACATCCTTCTCACTCACGCGCATCCCGACGACGAGAGCTGCGCGACGGGAGGCACGATCGCCCGCCTGGTCGCGGAAGGCCACGGCGTCACCGTCGTCACATCCACCCGGGGTGAGCAGGGGCGGATCGCCGTGCCCGAGCTGCAGCACCTGCACGCCGACCAGGATGACGCGCTCGGCCCCGAG
It encodes:
- a CDS encoding TIGR03943 family putative permease subunit, whose product is MADQTDASRGRLRALTTRWLGVGLASVISVVTLVLGVTGRLTLYISPETVWFATAAAAVTLIVAIWSCTLPLGAEGEHDHTHAPAATDAVARRRHRMQTVAVVSGGTIASAVVLAGLVLPPASLSAQLALSRVGESPTLFAGADDVALGVADTTSFGVGDWSIAFANSTRPEKYDGAAVTLTGFVTPSEDGDVNLTRMVISHCVIDAQPASVPLSGGGLDGDYETGQWVEVTGTVRAGDRGALSIESATVKKIDEPKDPYEY
- a CDS encoding permease, with translation MTTTTSPEVPHAHRPALRRVPTGAAIAIGAGIVAVLVLIDLLAPTLFPKALPDRAQDGLTLALSVLIEALPWVILGVVLSIVVQVWLPSDAVQRWLPRNAWTRRGVLSLLGMFIPVCECGNVPFARGLMMRGLAPAEAMTFLIAAPIVNPIVILTTHAAFGWDGGILVARLLGGFVIANLIGWIFSLRRDQQELLTERFVETCAHVTHEPGSPTRRSLVQFLIELRAVMPALVIGSALAGAVQVLVPRDVLLAIGSNPVLSILAMVALAMTVAICSNVDAFFALSFASTFSSGAIIAFLIVGPLVDVKMLALLRTTFTARVLAAVVGVVILSACAIGIGVNVLG
- a CDS encoding Fur family transcriptional regulator, which translates into the protein MAQRNTWQRERVRDALADARGFVSAQSLHADLRQANTGIGLATVYRALAGLAASGEADSLQSPEGEALYRACSTEGHHHHLICRSCGLTVEIEAKDVEQWAQRTASLHGFRDAEHVVDIFGLCATCANRQDAATEATQ
- a CDS encoding DivIVA domain-containing protein, whose product is MSETQQNDDEQNGDFFDQLLTTAPKERSSFTQAFRGYDKAEVDAAIATLRDQLKRVSGDLDEADERRRGDLDELRAQNEKAIAEAVADSDGRVAELEAELAAARAQADDASAQIAALSAELTEAPRSDGEPQSRQQFEAVLRVAEEQASVLIHNAATQAERLLEAAREEAEAKRAEVAADVARITAQAQHDADQIRLKIDTEHTAHEARLEREQAHAAEKVAQAEQEAATIRTEAEKGAAALRAMVTRETTDLRADAEREVREMNARVLEFEETLTRRQDDAQQEFLVLHNQAVAHAERITADANEQVAASLEHAQRISSKAEDYERLMRTQAQAIEAEAHVKARETLDRARTKAQKIVDSVTGHATGALRDAEDRTRQLRWQQQQLNSFMAEVRELLRPEGVLTAPASDEQGDES
- a CDS encoding metal ABC transporter permease, translating into MRPLLDWGDVFSFQDYGELLALLSNSIVAGAVLGIVGGLIGVFVLQRDLAFAVHGVSELSFAGAAAALLFGGSVVAGSLGGALVAAILIGVLGAKARDRNSIVGVLMPFGLGLGILFLSLVEGRTANRFGLLTGQIVSVSSPDLSWLIGICMVVLIGLLLMWHPLRFDSLDPESAAARGVPVRAVSLAFMVLLGLIVAVSVHIIGALLVMALLVTPAAAAMRLSAGPIAVPLLAALFGFTSAVGGILLALAGTLPVSPYITTISFLIYAACWIAQWMRGRVRRV
- a CDS encoding metal ABC transporter ATP-binding protein; the protein is MTAPLHAQDSAPVLAIRGAGLQRGDRELWSGLDLDVAHGEFIAVLGPSGSGKTTLLRSILGLQPLSSGSIRVDGRPAQRGDRRIGYVPQQRPLPPDTSMRARDLVALGVNGTRFGLPIPRRGDRARVDALLESAGASHYAERPVGLLSGGEQQRLRVGQALADDPVLLLCDEPLSGLDLANQRGITGIIDRQRRQGAGVLFVTHDINPILGLVDRILYIAGGRFVLGTPDEVLQSRVLTELYGTAVFVLRAGDRLVVVGAPDAEGAHAHEAADPSAGHSGAHA
- a CDS encoding metal ABC transporter solute-binding protein, Zn/Mn family, translating into MHTRLAALAVAAASALVLTGCSTAPGDEAGAGDAGGALQVVASTNIYGQLAAEIGGDRIEVTSLIDSAEKDPHGYEATARDRLAVQKADLVIENGGGYDSFMQELIDGSDAVVITAAEFSHDFPDAVVEDHADHDEHAEGEHAEGEHAADEHSADEHAEGEHAEEHEGHSHIEGFNEHVWFDVHTVSHVVEQIAADLTEIDPAGKAEYAASAEKLAAELEGIEGELHTLHEKLEGTPVFITEPLPGALAAAAGLDDVAPEGFASAVEEGNEVAPATLLESLSLVEGGKVSAVLANAQTGGGETSRIEDAAKAADIPIVTFHELLEADQSYAEWMRAAISDLAAALGG